One window of Paludibacter propionicigenes WB4 genomic DNA carries:
- a CDS encoding SusD/RagB family nutrient-binding outer membrane lipoprotein has translation MKIKIISILSFTVLLSSCSTWIDSSLNDDPNNPTDVAMAQLVAPIEANLAYIVGGELPRFTCSWMQQIAGLQSQSADIDIYNISEADTENAWSYNLYSPGMINTKLLMEKAVSTKSPHYGGIAKVLMAYHLGVTTDLFGDIPYSDAFKGATGQTKSKYDTQEAIYTTIFSLLNDAIADLSAASSAYEPGTEDLIYGGDLTKWTKTAYALKARYSLHLVKQKGTSAYTDALKAIANAYKSNDDDLKFVFGEAYNNSNPIFQFQSERAHYIGANTTYLNMLNSVNDPRRAVYFAGNVGSAAGQSNSSASKVGANYASSASSVYLISYAEIKFIEAEASFQTNDIPRAVTAYNEGLKASLDREGVYDAVWFAANSITAGTISLEKIMNQKYLSSFLQIESFTDWRRTGFPTLALATGAVTTEIPRRLPYAQDERLYNFDNFKPYAGLTITSRVWWDKQ, from the coding sequence ATGAAAATAAAAATTATTTCTATATTGTCGTTTACGGTGCTATTAAGCTCGTGTTCGACCTGGATTGACTCCTCTCTTAATGATGACCCAAATAATCCAACAGATGTTGCTATGGCGCAGCTTGTTGCACCCATAGAGGCTAACTTAGCTTATATTGTAGGTGGAGAGTTACCCAGATTTACTTGTAGTTGGATGCAACAAATTGCAGGACTACAGAGTCAGTCAGCAGATATTGATATTTATAATATCAGTGAGGCAGATACAGAAAATGCGTGGAGTTATAATCTTTATTCACCAGGCATGATTAATACCAAGTTGCTTATGGAAAAAGCTGTAAGCACTAAATCGCCTCATTATGGTGGTATTGCTAAAGTTTTAATGGCATATCATTTAGGAGTGACAACTGATCTTTTTGGTGATATACCATATTCGGATGCGTTCAAAGGTGCAACAGGACAAACAAAATCCAAGTATGATACACAAGAAGCAATTTATACTACCATTTTTTCTTTATTAAATGATGCTATCGCTGATTTAAGTGCTGCTTCAAGTGCTTATGAACCCGGAACAGAAGACTTAATTTACGGTGGTGATTTAACAAAGTGGACTAAAACTGCTTATGCGTTGAAAGCAAGATATAGCCTACACTTAGTAAAGCAAAAAGGTACATCTGCGTATACGGATGCTTTAAAAGCTATCGCAAATGCTTATAAAAGTAATGATGATGATTTAAAATTTGTGTTTGGTGAGGCTTACAACAATTCAAATCCAATTTTTCAATTTCAATCGGAGCGTGCACATTATATCGGTGCTAATACTACATATTTGAATATGTTGAACTCTGTAAATGATCCGCGTAGAGCTGTCTATTTTGCTGGTAATGTAGGTTCTGCTGCCGGTCAGTCAAACTCAAGTGCATCTAAAGTAGGGGCAAATTATGCATCGTCAGCAAGTTCTGTTTATTTAATATCTTATGCTGAGATTAAATTCATTGAAGCAGAAGCAAGTTTCCAGACTAATGATATTCCACGTGCTGTTACAGCTTACAATGAAGGCTTAAAGGCATCATTGGATCGTGAAGGTGTGTATGATGCAGTTTGGTTTGCAGCGAATTCTATTACTGCTGGAACTATTTCATTAGAAAAAATAATGAATCAAAAGTATTTGAGTTCATTCTTGCAGATTGAATCTTTCACAGATTGGAGAAGAACAGGATTTCCAACACTAGCTCTTGCTACAGGTGCTGTTACTACAGAAATTCCTCGCAGACTACCTTATGCTCAGGATGAAAGATTGTATAATTTTGATAATTTTAAACCTTACGCAGGGCTTACAATAACAAGCCGTGTTTGGTGGGATAAACAATAA
- the hpt gene encoding hypoxanthine phosphoribosyltransferase: MNTIQIKDKKFSLSIPEVEIQAAVRKVAEAINHDIAEKNPLFICVLNGAFMFAGDLMKNVSIPCEITFVKLSSYEGLYSSGSVKEIIGLNESVVGRNVVVVEDIVDTGVTMERILSSLRAKGANDIRVATFLQKPDALQRDIKIDYVAMQIPNDFIVGYGLDYDGYGRNLKDIYTVVSE, from the coding sequence ATGAACACGATACAAATTAAAGACAAAAAGTTTTCACTATCTATCCCAGAGGTAGAAATTCAAGCAGCGGTTCGTAAAGTAGCGGAAGCTATCAACCATGATATTGCAGAAAAAAATCCATTATTTATCTGCGTTTTGAATGGTGCATTTATGTTTGCCGGTGATTTGATGAAAAATGTAAGTATTCCGTGTGAGATTACTTTTGTTAAGTTGTCGTCGTATGAGGGGCTATATTCCAGTGGTTCGGTGAAAGAGATAATCGGTTTAAATGAGAGTGTGGTAGGACGTAACGTGGTGGTGGTTGAAGATATTGTGGATACAGGCGTTACTATGGAGCGTATTCTGAGTTCGCTCAGAGCTAAAGGTGCCAATGATATAAGAGTTGCTACTTTCTTACAAAAACCAGATGCTTTGCAACGGGATATAAAGATTGATTATGTGGCAATGCAAATTCCGAACGATTTTATAGTCGGATATGGATTGGATTACGACGGGTATGGTCGTAATTTGAAGGATATTTACACAGTGGTTTCTGAATGA
- a CDS encoding adenylate kinase: protein MLNIIICGAPGCGKGTQSDLIVGKYNLKHLSTGDLLRKEIAEKSELGITAESYISKGNLVPDEMIINILSKNIEAFDNDINGMILDGFPRTVAQAEALQTMLSNSGKEISTLLDLSVEKDELIDRLLKRGQTSGRSDDNLETIQKRLEVYELQTAPVSDFYKKLGKYAAVDGMGSVEEIFGRIASILDSKK from the coding sequence ATGCTCAACATTATTATTTGTGGTGCGCCGGGTTGCGGAAAAGGCACACAAAGTGATTTGATTGTAGGTAAATACAATCTTAAACACCTTTCTACCGGTGATTTACTGCGTAAAGAAATTGCTGAAAAAAGCGAATTGGGAATAACTGCTGAAAGTTATATCTCGAAAGGGAATTTGGTGCCGGATGAAATGATTATCAATATCCTGTCGAAGAATATTGAAGCTTTTGATAATGATATCAATGGTATGATTTTGGATGGATTTCCGAGAACAGTAGCGCAGGCTGAGGCTTTACAAACCATGTTGAGTAACAGTGGCAAGGAAATCAGTACTTTACTTGATTTAAGTGTAGAAAAAGATGAATTAATAGATCGTCTTTTAAAAAGAGGACAAACTTCAGGAAGAAGCGATGATAATCTGGAAACAATCCAGAAACGTTTAGAAGTATATGAACTGCAAACAGCTCCTGTAAGTGATTTCTATAAAAAACTGGGCAAATATGCAGCCGTTGACGGTATGGGTTCTGTAGAAGAAATCTTCGGACGTATAGCTTCTATTCTGGATTCAAAGAAATAA
- the obgE gene encoding GTPase ObgE — protein sequence MASSNFVDYVKIFCRSGKGGPGSKHLYRDKLTTKGGPDGGDGGRGGHIILRGSKNHWTLIHLKYARHIYAGDGESGGLSRSFGKDGEDKVIEVPCGTVVYDAETGEFLSDIKEDGEEVVLIKGGRGGQGNWHFRSATNQTPRFAQPGEASIEKTVILQLKVLADVGLVGFPNAGKSTLLSVVSAAKPEIANYPFTTLVPNLGIVSYRDDRSFVMADIPGIIEGASEGRGLGLRFLRHIERNSILLFMIPADTDDIIAEYNILLNELKQYNPELVDKQRILAITKCDMLDEELTAEIKKLVPTDIQSVFISSVTGLGLAELKDLIWTEINKESNKIVEITHRPMEIAYREVEEELEEEEEDEEEDDLSQYKGIGWDEL from the coding sequence ATGGCAAGCTCTAACTTTGTAGATTACGTAAAGATTTTTTGTCGTTCGGGCAAAGGTGGACCAGGTTCAAAACACTTATATCGGGACAAGCTTACGACAAAGGGTGGTCCCGATGGAGGTGATGGCGGACGTGGAGGCCATATTATTTTAAGAGGCAGTAAAAATCACTGGACGCTGATTCACCTGAAATATGCCCGACATATTTATGCCGGCGATGGTGAAAGTGGAGGTTTGAGCAGAAGCTTTGGAAAAGATGGCGAGGATAAAGTTATCGAAGTGCCTTGCGGAACTGTAGTATATGATGCTGAGACAGGAGAATTTCTTTCTGATATAAAGGAAGATGGCGAAGAGGTAGTGTTGATTAAAGGTGGACGTGGTGGACAGGGCAACTGGCATTTCCGTTCTGCAACCAATCAAACACCGCGTTTTGCACAACCCGGTGAAGCATCGATAGAGAAAACAGTGATCTTGCAATTGAAGGTATTAGCGGATGTTGGTTTGGTAGGTTTTCCTAATGCTGGCAAATCAACCCTGCTATCGGTTGTATCTGCTGCAAAACCCGAAATTGCGAATTATCCTTTTACCACATTGGTGCCAAATCTGGGTATTGTTTCTTATCGTGATGACCGATCATTTGTAATGGCTGATATTCCGGGAATAATTGAAGGAGCATCGGAAGGCCGTGGTCTTGGATTACGTTTTTTACGTCATATCGAAAGAAATTCTATTTTGCTGTTTATGATTCCGGCCGATACGGATGATATTATCGCCGAGTACAATATCCTGCTTAATGAGCTGAAACAATATAATCCCGAGCTTGTAGACAAGCAGAGAATTTTGGCTATAACCAAATGTGATATGCTGGATGAAGAGTTGACAGCAGAAATAAAGAAACTGGTGCCTACAGATATTCAGTCTGTTTTCATCTCGTCGGTAACGGGTTTGGGTCTTGCAGAGCTCAAAGATTTGATTTGGACTGAAATAAACAAGGAATCCAATAAAATCGTTGAAATAACGCATCGTCCAATGGAAATAGCCTATCGTGAAGTGGAGGAAGAGCTTGAGGAAGAGGAAGAAGATGAAGAGGAGGATGACTTGAGTCAATATAAAGGAATAGGCTGGGATGAACTGTAA
- the pgeF gene encoding peptidoglycan editing factor PgeF, with the protein MITYKLLERYNEIAHFCTSREGGVSMGNYASFNLSPFCGDAPESLSQNQQILCDQLGINLENLILPYQNHGTEVREIDEAYFHLSKAEKLQYLNGIDALYTNLPGICIGVTTADCVPLLFYDPVKQVVAAAHAGWRGTCGLIAEKTIRRLVEVHKCSVKDILAVIGPSISSEVYEVGVEVIDSFKVAGFDVSNICEQREGSFFLDLWKANQQSLEKAGIPAENIEIAGLCTFTSPDRFFSARRLGIKSGRMLSGIMIKKS; encoded by the coding sequence ATGATTACGTACAAGTTACTGGAAAGATATAATGAAATTGCCCATTTTTGCACGAGCCGGGAAGGTGGTGTAAGTATGGGCAATTATGCATCATTCAATTTGAGTCCGTTTTGTGGTGATGCGCCCGAGAGTCTTTCGCAAAATCAGCAAATTTTGTGTGATCAGCTTGGTATAAATTTGGAAAACCTTATCCTTCCGTATCAAAATCACGGCACTGAGGTTAGAGAAATTGACGAAGCTTACTTTCATCTATCAAAAGCAGAGAAATTGCAATATCTAAATGGTATTGATGCTTTATATACCAACTTACCGGGAATTTGTATCGGAGTTACCACAGCCGATTGTGTTCCGTTATTATTTTATGATCCGGTTAAGCAAGTGGTGGCAGCTGCTCATGCAGGCTGGCGTGGCACGTGTGGTCTGATTGCAGAGAAAACTATCCGTAGGCTTGTTGAGGTACATAAATGCAGTGTAAAGGATATTTTGGCGGTTATTGGACCATCAATATCGAGCGAGGTATATGAAGTCGGTGTTGAAGTGATTGATTCATTTAAGGTGGCAGGCTTTGATGTATCCAACATCTGTGAACAACGGGAAGGCTCATTTTTTCTCGATTTGTGGAAAGCAAATCAGCAATCACTTGAAAAAGCAGGAATACCGGCTGAAAATATAGAGATTGCGGGGCTTTGTACATTTACCAGCCCTGATCGTTTCTTTTCAGCCCGCAGGTTAGGAATAAAGTCAGGCAGGATGCTAAGTGGAATAATGATTAAGAAATCTTGA
- a CDS encoding B3/4 domain-containing protein has protein sequence MDIIISNRIREACPQLVLATITCEVKNAETSSEFWSEMEAEVQRIKSVYALEEINKRPEIAATRKVYKILGKDPNRYRPSAEALCRRILREISIYKVSTLVDVINLVSIRSGFSIGGFDLDKIEGKEIRLEVGTADDEFEAIGRGLLNVAGLPLYKDKTGGIGTPTSDNERTKISADTTRLLMIINGYSGRSGLQDAVDFSIELLGKYAELANVEVHFIE, from the coding sequence ATGGATATTATAATTTCAAATAGAATACGTGAGGCTTGTCCGCAGCTGGTTTTGGCAACCATCACATGTGAGGTGAAGAACGCTGAAACTTCATCAGAGTTTTGGTCTGAAATGGAGGCCGAAGTTCAACGAATAAAATCGGTTTACGCGTTGGAGGAAATAAACAAGCGTCCCGAAATAGCAGCAACCCGTAAGGTTTATAAAATACTGGGTAAAGATCCCAATCGTTATCGTCCGTCGGCAGAAGCATTGTGTAGGCGCATACTGCGCGAGATTTCAATTTATAAAGTCAGTACTTTAGTTGATGTTATCAACCTGGTTTCCATTCGAAGCGGATTTTCTATCGGAGGTTTTGATTTAGATAAGATAGAGGGTAAAGAAATTCGACTGGAGGTAGGAACAGCCGATGACGAATTTGAAGCTATAGGCAGAGGACTTTTAAATGTGGCAGGATTGCCGCTCTACAAAGATAAAACAGGTGGAATAGGTACGCCAACCAGCGACAATGAGCGAACAAAAATATCTGCTGATACAACAAGACTGCTAATGATTATAAACGGATACAGTGGCAGGTCAGGGCTTCAGGATGCTGTAGATTTTTCTATTGAATTGCTGGGAAAGTATGCCGAATTAGCAAATGTAGAGGTTCACTTTATTGAATAA
- the xseB gene encoding exodeoxyribonuclease VII small subunit yields the protein MAKLKLTYTEAVAELEQILAELESNSEINMDLIAEKVKRAAVLMEFCKKQLHELDEELEKMMADLES from the coding sequence ATGGCAAAACTAAAGCTAACATACACCGAAGCAGTTGCTGAACTGGAGCAAATTCTGGCTGAGTTGGAAAGCAATTCAGAAATAAATATGGATTTAATTGCTGAAAAAGTAAAACGCGCTGCCGTTCTGATGGAGTTTTGTAAAAAGCAATTGCACGAGTTGGATGAGGAACTTGAGAAAATGATGGCTGATCTGGAGAGCTGA
- a CDS encoding chloride channel protein — translation MENRNWYLRMIAWREAHVKQRNFILILSFAIGIFAAIAAFVLRTIIHLIQHLLTSHFSHQDVNYWYLLFPIVGILITSLFVRYIVKDDISHGVTRILYAFSQRKSILKLHNTWTSIVGSSITIGFGGSVGAEAPIVLTGAAIGSNLGNFFKMDQKTLMLLVGCGSAGAIGGIFKAPIAGLMFTLEVLMLDMTLTAIAPLLISSVTATSLSYFFSGSNFMFQFSKYEPFAIERIPYLILLGIICGLVSLYFTRGMNKIESFFRRYKNPYSKLIIGGLILSILIFIFPPLYGEGYDTIVALLNGQSSSVLNQSFFLGLGNSPWVIVIYLSLIVIFKIFASASTTSAGGVGGIFAPSLFVGCLTGFVVSHVLSFLGIHAPEANFALAGMSGLMSGVMHAPLTGIFLIAELTGGYNLFMTLMIVSVVSYLTIILFEPHSLYAMRLAKKGELLTHHKDKAILTMLKMENFIETDFITLYPDMTLGELVKKISKSKRNIFPVVNPVTNRLNGIVLVDEVRNIMFRPDLYNRFKVNKLMTSPPALLNASMPMETVMDIFEDTNSWYLPVVDDNKVYLGFCSKSKIFNSYRHVLVHFSEE, via the coding sequence ATGGAAAATAGGAATTGGTATTTGAGAATGATTGCATGGCGTGAGGCTCATGTTAAGCAGCGAAACTTTATACTCATATTGAGCTTCGCAATAGGAATCTTTGCCGCTATTGCCGCCTTTGTGCTAAGAACTATTATTCATCTCATCCAGCACCTGCTTACCAGTCATTTTAGTCATCAGGATGTAAATTACTGGTATTTACTCTTCCCCATCGTTGGTATTTTAATCACTTCTTTATTTGTTCGCTACATTGTAAAAGATGACATCAGTCACGGGGTGACCCGGATTTTGTATGCCTTCTCGCAACGAAAAAGTATCCTGAAACTTCATAACACCTGGACTTCAATAGTAGGAAGTTCCATAACCATCGGCTTTGGTGGATCTGTAGGAGCCGAAGCACCTATTGTGCTTACCGGAGCAGCTATTGGTTCAAATCTGGGAAATTTTTTCAAAATGGATCAGAAGACATTAATGCTTCTGGTGGGTTGTGGCTCTGCCGGAGCTATTGGCGGCATCTTCAAAGCACCAATTGCAGGTTTGATGTTCACACTTGAAGTGCTGATGCTGGATATGACACTCACAGCGATTGCACCACTTTTAATTTCCTCTGTTACAGCCACATCACTATCATACTTCTTCTCCGGAAGTAACTTCATGTTTCAGTTTAGCAAATACGAGCCCTTTGCCATAGAGCGAATACCTTACCTGATTCTTTTAGGCATTATTTGTGGACTTGTATCGCTCTATTTTACACGGGGAATGAATAAAATCGAGAGTTTTTTCAGAAGATACAAAAATCCCTATTCGAAACTGATTATTGGAGGTCTGATCTTAAGCATACTTATTTTTATTTTCCCGCCGCTTTATGGCGAGGGTTATGATACAATCGTCGCTCTCCTAAATGGTCAATCGTCTTCTGTTCTCAATCAGAGCTTCTTTCTGGGACTCGGAAACAGTCCATGGGTAATAGTTATTTACCTCTCTTTAATCGTTATCTTTAAAATATTTGCATCGGCATCTACAACTTCGGCCGGTGGCGTGGGTGGAATCTTTGCGCCATCGTTGTTTGTCGGTTGCTTAACAGGTTTTGTGGTGTCTCATGTTTTGTCGTTTTTGGGAATTCATGCTCCGGAAGCTAATTTTGCATTGGCAGGAATGTCCGGGCTTATGTCGGGCGTAATGCATGCTCCTCTGACCGGAATATTCCTTATTGCAGAACTAACCGGTGGCTATAATTTATTTATGACGCTGATGATTGTTTCCGTAGTTTCCTATCTGACCATTATTCTTTTTGAACCGCACAGTTTGTATGCCATGCGATTGGCCAAGAAAGGCGAACTGCTGACTCATCATAAAGACAAGGCGATACTTACGATGCTGAAAATGGAGAACTTCATAGAGACGGATTTCATAACATTGTACCCCGACATGACATTAGGCGAGCTCGTAAAGAAAATATCAAAATCCAAAAGAAATATATTTCCTGTTGTAAACCCGGTTACTAACAGATTAAACGGTATAGTGCTGGTAGATGAGGTGCGCAATATTATGTTCCGCCCTGATTTATATAACCGGTTTAAAGTAAATAAATTGATGACGTCTCCTCCGGCATTGCTCAATGCCAGTATGCCTATGGAGACTGTAATGGATATTTTTGAAGATACTAACTCCTGGTATCTGCCGGTGGTGGATGATAATAAAGTCTATCTGGGATTTTGTTCGAAATCTAAAATCTTCAACTCTTACAGACATGTGCTTGTTCATTTTTCTGAAGAATAG
- a CDS encoding sugar transferase, whose product MNKGRLRFEFVLCDMLASLIVWVLFVAFRKLINDIQIFESIRFLIPNYSYLISLICFPFYCISIHYLCGFYLNPIKKSRVAEIFSTFTSSAFISISIFSIRMIKDISVSYQYFYISLLVLFGLLFIFTLSFRSIVSSKIRNNFKTRKWTVNTIIIGTGKNALKIASEFEKYARHNTLIGFISNDKHTAVPPNKVLGNLFQLDSIIEKYDIKETIIALDDADDYQLFKIINSLYKFNIEIQFTPRLYEILTGSAKIKNLDISPLVNITDSTMSDWEESVKRLFDIIISLLALALVAPFVLSFIFLIKLNSKGPVFYKQERVGRFGRTFTMLKFRTMYTGAEKGVPRLSSPNDQRITNVGRVLRKYRLDEIPQFWNVLKGQMSVVGPRPERRYYINRIIDQAPYYCLLYRIRPGLTSWGPIKIGYSDTVDKMIERLNYDIIYMENMSLLTDVKILLYTLEILFKGKGV is encoded by the coding sequence ATGAACAAAGGCCGCTTACGATTTGAATTTGTACTATGCGATATGCTTGCTTCGCTCATCGTATGGGTGCTCTTTGTGGCTTTCCGAAAACTCATCAACGACATTCAAATTTTTGAGAGTATTCGTTTTCTGATTCCAAACTACAGTTACCTGATAAGCCTGATTTGCTTTCCTTTCTATTGTATTTCAATTCATTATTTGTGCGGCTTCTATTTAAACCCGATAAAAAAATCCAGAGTTGCCGAGATATTCAGTACATTCACATCATCAGCATTTATATCTATTTCCATTTTTTCTATCAGAATGATTAAAGATATTTCTGTTTCGTACCAGTACTTCTATATTTCACTTCTTGTATTATTCGGGTTGCTGTTTATTTTCACGCTGAGCTTCAGGAGTATTGTTAGCTCAAAAATCAGAAACAATTTCAAGACCAGAAAATGGACTGTTAACACAATCATCATTGGCACAGGAAAAAACGCATTAAAAATAGCTTCGGAATTTGAAAAATATGCCAGACACAACACCCTGATAGGCTTCATAAGCAACGATAAACACACTGCCGTCCCACCCAATAAGGTTTTGGGTAATCTTTTTCAGTTGGACTCAATCATAGAAAAATACGATATCAAAGAAACCATAATTGCGCTGGACGATGCTGATGATTATCAACTCTTCAAAATTATCAACTCATTGTATAAATTCAATATCGAAATTCAGTTTACTCCACGACTGTATGAAATACTAACGGGAAGTGCAAAAATAAAAAACCTGGATATAAGCCCTTTGGTAAACATCACCGATTCTACAATGTCCGATTGGGAAGAAAGTGTCAAGCGTCTTTTTGATATTATCATTTCGCTTTTGGCCTTAGCTTTAGTTGCGCCTTTTGTGCTTTCCTTTATTTTCCTGATAAAGCTAAACTCAAAAGGACCTGTATTTTACAAGCAGGAGCGGGTAGGTCGGTTTGGCAGGACTTTTACGATGCTGAAATTCAGAACTATGTACACCGGAGCCGAAAAAGGTGTACCACGTCTCAGCAGTCCTAATGATCAAAGAATTACAAATGTAGGCAGGGTGTTGAGGAAATACAGGCTGGACGAAATTCCTCAGTTTTGGAATGTGCTCAAGGGTCAGATGAGCGTAGTGGGACCCAGACCGGAGAGAAGATATTATATCAACAGGATTATTGATCAGGCACCGTATTACTGCCTGCTTTACAGAATCAGACCCGGGTTGACTTCGTGGGGTCCGATAAAAATCGGTTATTCTGATACGGTGGATAAAATGATAGAACGACTTAATTATGATATTATTTACATGGAAAATATGTCGTTACTGACCGATGTGAAAATTCTTCTGTACACCCTCGAAATTCTATTTAAAGGAAAAGGTGTTTGA
- a CDS encoding L-threonylcarbamoyladenylate synthase, protein MHEEIIKTLEVLRSGGVILYPTDTVWGLGCDATNETAVKRIFDIKKRADAKAMLVLIDNPGKLQSYVDEVPDIAWDLIEMSEKPLTIIYPQARNLAPNLVAEDKSIGIRVTNEEFSKKLCAQFRKPIVSTSANVSGEPTPQNFSQITDEIKNAVDYVVNFRREELSLPKPSSIIKLGKGNLFQLIRK, encoded by the coding sequence ATGCACGAAGAAATTATAAAAACGCTTGAAGTTCTCCGGTCCGGAGGTGTTATACTTTACCCAACCGACACTGTATGGGGGCTTGGCTGCGACGCAACAAATGAAACTGCCGTAAAACGTATCTTTGATATTAAAAAACGAGCCGATGCTAAAGCCATGCTTGTGCTGATTGATAATCCGGGCAAGTTGCAATCTTATGTTGACGAAGTTCCGGACATAGCGTGGGATTTGATAGAAATGTCTGAGAAACCACTCACCATCATTTATCCTCAGGCACGCAATCTGGCTCCAAACCTTGTTGCAGAAGATAAATCAATCGGAATCAGGGTGACTAACGAAGAATTTTCAAAAAAGCTCTGCGCTCAATTCAGAAAACCCATTGTTTCCACTTCGGCCAACGTAAGCGGCGAACCAACACCTCAAAACTTCAGCCAGATAACAGATGAAATTAAAAATGCTGTAGATTATGTGGTGAATTTCAGGAGAGAAGAATTGTCGTTACCCAAGCCATCATCCATCATAAAACTGGGAAAAGGAAATCTGTTCCAATTAATCAGGAAATAA